A region of the Synechococcus sp. PCC 7502 genome:
AAGCTTCTTTTTCAATGTCCTCAGCAATAATTAATAGAGGACGACCAGTGCGGGCTACTTGTTCCAGAACGGGTACAAGGTCTTGAACTAGGGCAATTTTCTTATCTGTAACTAATAAGAATGGTTCCTCTAGGGAAGCTTCCATGCGCTCAGAGTCAGTGACAAAGTATGGGGAGATGTAGCCCTTATCAAACCGCATTCCTTCGGTAATTTCCAGTTCGGTAGTCATAGACTTACCTTCTTCGAGGGAAATTACGCCTTCTTTGCCAACCTTATCCATAGCATCGGCAATCATTTGTCCTACAGCCTCATCGTTACCTGCAGAAATTGAGCCAACTTGAGCGATCGCTTTAGAATCGACTACTGGACGAGAATGAGCCGCAATTTTTTCAACTAAGAAACTAGACGCTTTATCAATACCACGCTTCAGGGAAATCGCATTAGCTCCAGCAGCGACGTTACGCATACCTTCTTTGACGATCGCATGTGCCAGTACAGTTGCCGTAGTTGTACCATCTCCAGCCGCATCATTGGTCTTAGAGGCAGCCTGACGAATCAAAGCTACACCAGTATTTTCGACATTATCTTCAAGTTCAATTTCTTTGGCGATCGTGACACCATCATTAATGATTTGGGGAGAACCAAATTTCTTTTCTAAAACGACATTTCTGCCTTTAGGACCAAGGGTAACAGCTACCGCTTCGGTCAAAATATCCATACCACGTTCGAGTGCACGACGGGCATCTTCGTTATATATAATTCGCTTTGCCATAATTTTCTAGCCTTAGATTTAGATTAATTTCGATTAATTGAAGGGATTAAGTAAAGATCAAATTGAAGGTTTATACTTACAAAAAGCCTATCTAGTAAGACCTATGCCACGATCGCTAGAATATCTTTCTCTGCAAGTAAAACATACTCAACACCATCAATCTTGAGTTCATTGCCCGCATACTTGGAGTAGAGAACCTTATCGCCAATTTTGACTTCTAAAGGTTGACGGACTCCCTTATCATCAAGCTTGCCAGCACCAACAGCAGAGACTTCACCAATTTGGGGCTTTTCTTTGGCTGTATCAGGTAAAAAGATGCCACCTGCGGTTTTTTCTTCCTTCTCGCTGATTTTAACAAACACGCGATCGCCCAAGGGCTTCACGGTAGAAACATTTAAAGACACTGTTGCCATAGCGTTTAATCCAATAACAATACTATTTAGCACTCTTGACTGCTGAGTGCTAATGTAGCTGAATTTGGGTAACTCCTACCAGTGTGGTTTACCGAACTAGGAAAAATTCAAAAGTTAAGTTTTAAGTTTATAGGCAATAAATTAACTATAATATTTCTAAATATCTTTATCTTCAAAATTCAGCCGCAGATAAATTCAAGTCCAAAATCAAGCCACAATAAAGGTAAGTTCAAGTCTTATATCCAAATTTTAATGGATAGAATATGGATAGAAATTATGGCTTATTAAAGTTTTCAGAAAAAAAAGAGACAAATCAGAATCGCAAGGCTAGGTTCCCCATTATGGTTTTATATTTCTTTTTGTGCCGCATCAAAAAGCATAATAGTCGAATAATAGAATCTTCCTATGCAATTAATTAAACTAGCTATTAATCTTGGGGCGATCGCTGCCTTTGCGCTTACTTCCATTGGTTTACAACTACCTCGACTGCAGCAAAAGCTAGTGGGACAAACACCAGAGGCGGATCAACGGTGGATACAGCAAGAAAAGGCGCGCCTAAAGTTCTTAAATCAACTACCGCCTAAAGGATTTGGGTTCAATAATATAATTGCTGACCTGACGTTTTTAGGATTTCTACAATATTTTGGTGATGATGTGGCAAGGCTAAAAAATAAAACGGGCTATGTATTAAGTCCCGACTATTTTGATGTCATTATCAGTCGTGATCCCAGACATATTTACGCTTATTTATTCATGTCTAATAGTGTTACTTTATTTGCAGCACAACCCCATCGGGCGATCACTCTCTATGAGCAAGGACTACCATTCATTATTCCTGAAAAACAATATGATGCCTATACCGTATGGCGGAGGCGGGCGATCGATGAATTATTATTTTTAGGGGATAGTGCCGCAGCCCGAAAATCCTATCTTAAAGCGGCGGAGTGGGCAGATCGAGCAACCTTTCCCCCTGATGCCCTCCCAGAAACTAAATTTGTAGCAGCATACTCTCGTGCCTCTGCTGAATTTTTACGTCAAGACCCCAATAGTTCAGCCGCCAGAATTTCCGCCTGGGGATCGGTTTTAACGTCTGCCGTAGATCAGAAAACCTTTCAGATTGCTGTAAATGAGCTAGATAAATTGGGTATGCTAGTCCAAACTGATGCCCAAGGGCGATTACAATTAGTCCCAAAGTCGAAAAATCCATAATTTATCTAAATCATTTATCCTTCTGCGTAACATAGGGATATGAATAATAAAAAATGAATAAAAAACAAGTTTTACTGCAGGCGATCGCTCCATTTCAAATAGGATTAAATCAAAAAGGCTTAAAACCTACAGAAAATCAAACTAAAGAAATCCTATCTGCCGTTGCCTATCTTGAAGAATCAAATCCCAATCCTTCTCCCCTAGAAGTCCCAGAATTACTCTTGGGTGACTGGCGCTTATTATTTACCAGTAGTAAAGAACTTTTAGGACTAGATCGATTACCCATTATCCGCACCCAATACATCTATCAATGTATTCGAGACGGTAAAATTTATAATATCGCTGAATTTACAGGTTTTCCTTTCCTAGAAGGCTTCGTAAGTGTATGCGCTAGTTTTACCCCTGTATCCAGACAACGAGTTAATGTTAGATTTGAACGCTCTGTTTTGGGTTTACAAAGACTCTTAAACCACAAAAATGTTAGTGAATTTGTGAAAATCCTAGAATCTAAGGTAAAGTTACCTGCGGTGGATTTTCCTATTACCAGTACAAATCAAAAAGGATGGTTGGAAACTACCTATTTGGATGAAAACCTACGCATTGGCAGAGGCAATGAAGGCAGTATATTTGTCTTGGAAAGAAAGTAAATAATTCAGCCTTAATTTCTGATTTGCACTGGCATAATTAAATAGGTCATATTCACCGTACCAATTGGCTGAAGAATCACTGGGCTGGTGGCAGTATTAATCTTAATTTGGATTTCCTTACTAGATAGAGCCTTTAGACCATCAAGTAAATATTTGACATTAAAAGCTATATCTAAGTCATTACCAGAGATTTGAGCAAGTACAGATTCTTTACCTGTCGCAACATCAGGGGCATCCACAGTAGCAGAAATTTCCTGGGCGGTTGCATTTAGTGAAAGTTTCACAATATTATTCTTTTGATCTGCTAGAACTCCGATGCGCTCGAGAGCAGAAATAAATACTTCTCTTTCTAGGGTAATTTGACGCTCAAACTGCTTAGGAATCAACTGATTATAATTAGGGTAACTTCCATCAATTAATCGAGAGGTCAGAGTCTGATTGGCAAGAACGAAGATCATCTGATTTTGATCAAACTTAACGGTTATCACTCCTTCTTTTTGATTTTTGAGCATTCTTTCCAGTTCCCGCATTGCTCTAGCTGGAATTGTAACTTCAAGGCTAGTCTGATTTTCTAGCTTGATTGGAATTCCATCCTCTTCCTCTAAGAACTTGGTTTGAATTACGGCAAGTCTATGTCCATCGGTGGCAGCAAATTCTAAAAAGTCAGAGTTCGCAGTGATATGTACACCTGTTAAAACTCGTTTACTTTCATCGGTTGATGTGGCAAATAGTGAAGAATCTAATCCCAGTAAAAGGGACTCTACGGGTAAATAAGTCACTTGACCACCTTCAGTAATTTGGGGTAACTCAGGAAACTCTTCGATCGGTAAGCCATGGACTTGATATTTACCTGAACCGCAAGTAATTAAGGCGATCGCGTCTTTATCGACAGTCCAAGTAATATCTTCATTGGGTAGGCGGGAAACAATATCACCTAATAGTCTAGAAGGCAAAGTAATTGCCCCAGATTCTGTTACATCCGCAGGGAACACAACTTGAATTCCTAGATTTAAGTCAAAAGCAGTGAGACTAAGAGTTTGAGAGCTTTGATCGGCTAAAAACAGAATATTTGCTAAAACTGGATGGGTAGGACGACTGGCAACCGCACGACTGCAAAGGGAAAGGCTGGTACTAAGTTGGGATTGAGAGCAAACAAACCGCATAGAGCTTGAACTAAATTTGAGCAGTGACTTGAAGTGACTAGTGACTTAAGCAGGGATTTGAAAATTAAAAATTAGAAGCCCATACTAGCACTGTTACCTAGAGATGCAACCAAGAAATCAAAATTTTTTCTTTGAACTTTCTCTAAAACTCTACTTCTTGAATATTTTTTAAAATTTAAAATCTTAATAGTAGTAGTAGGGGTTGTGGAAAATGTGGAAAACTTTTTAAAAACTATATTTAGCTATAGCTTTGAAGTTTTTAACCTGTGGATAAATCTGTGGATAAATAGGGAGTTTTTCCACAGAGTATAAATACTTAGTCAAGTTTTTCCACAGATCATGCAGAGTTTTCCACAGCTTTCAGGAAGTTTTCCACATAGTTTTCCACAGGCTAATCTAGCGTTAATCATGATTATTTACAGAAATTAATATAAAATTTAATAAAAATTTACAGATTTTTTAATCAAAAATCTGGATTTGTTGAAGTTTTGTTAAGGGTTAGGTGGTGCTATACAAATGTCAAAATTAAATCAACATTAAAAATGCCAAAATTAAAATTATCTTTAGCTATAAAAATTTTCTGATTGTAAAGCTTTTAATTAATTAAGAATATTTAAAAAAATATGGTGGAACAGGTTATGACATTCGCATTATTAGAGAGAAAATTCTTGAAAAGAGATTTATTAAAAAGAGATAAATTGATACTGCAGAAATTAGTACTAGCAATTGTGAGTTTAATCTTGGTATTTCAGATATTTACGACAGGGGCGATCGCTTCAGAAGTAGCAGATTTACCAGACTTAACACCAGATGATCGAACTTGGGTAATCGATTTTGCTAAGGTTATTAGTAGTTCAACAGAAAGCACTACTTCGGAGGCTTTGGAGAAATTGGCAACTGAAACTGGAAATCAGGTGAGATTTGTGACCATCCAAAGAATTGATTTTGGACAGCCTGCTAGTGAGTTTGTATCAGAACTGTTTGATAAATGGTTTATAACCCCTGAGCAAAGGGCAAAACAAACTTTAGTCCTGCTGGCAACGGAGGATCACCGTGTGGCGATTAAAACAGGGGCAGAGGTTGATCAAATCTTACCTAAGGAAATTGCTGCCAGTATAGCGTCTGAAACTATGCTGTTCCCATCGCAGAAGTCTAACTATAATCAGGCTGTAACTGATGGTATGAATCGCTTGGTTGCTGTGCTTTCTGGTTTAGCTGATCCCGGTGCACCTGTGATTGTGGCAGAAACAGATTTATCAATTAAACCCTCGGAAATTAAAACGGAACCTGTCAGTGCTAGTTTGGTAGTTGGTGGTTTTCTGATTGCGGCAACAGTGATTCCGATGGTGACTTACTATTGGTTTCAAAATCAGTCCTAAAAATTAGGTTCAGAGGGATGGATAGATGCTGAATGTTAGCCCTGATCTGGTTGCTCTAGCTCGATCGCAGGTGGTGTTATTAACCCAAACCCTTGGGGCTGCATCCAGTGTCATGTATGTTGCTGAGGATATATCAGGCGAAAGGCAACCAAATTTGATTGAAGTTGTAACCTACCCTGATACGGTGACATTAGCGGATACGGGATTTAGTAATTCTTTACTGATGCTTCCACCTTCTAGTTTAGAGCAGGGAAGTGCGATCGTCCAACAGGGCAGAATTGTGATTCCTTTACTCTATAAGGATGGAATTATGGGTTTCTTGATGACTGGTCGTGATGATCGAGACTGGACAGATCAAGAGCAAATTCAGATTCAACAGGTTGCTAATACTTTGGCGATCGCCTGCGCTTTGGATCGACGTTCCCACTGGCTGAAACAGAGTATTAGAGATATACAAAGGGATGCGGTAATTAGTCAACAGGACTTTACAGCTTCACTTTTTCATCAGTTGCGAAATCCTCTAACCGCTTTAAGAACCTTTGGGCAATTATTAATTCGGCGGATTTTACCCGAGGATCCTAACCATAATTTGGTCATGGGAATTGTTAGAGAAACCAAACATATTCAAGACCTATTAGTTGAGACCGATACTCTGGCTTCCACATCTACTTCTGTTATCCTTCCGAGTGACTCCGACTTCCCACTCTTACTTCCTCCTGTTTTAGAGATAGTTGCTGTTAACCTAGCGGAGATTTTAGAAAATTTATTATTATCTGCTACAGCGATCGCCCAAGAGAAACAACTTCAACTCACTAGTCATATCCCCCATGAACTTCCGTTTGTCCAAGGTAATGCCATCGCTTTAAGGGAAGTCCTGAATAATTTAATTGATAATGCCATCAAGTACACACCTATGACAGGTAAAGTAGATGTAGTGGCCACGTTTAATTCTGAGCATGTGGAAGTGAAAGTTAAAGATACTGGCGTAGGCATTGATGAATTCGATTTATCACATTTATTTGAGCGTAATTTTCGAGGTCGGCAGGCAAAGGGAAATATTACTGGAACTGGTTTAGGTTTAGCGATCGCCCGAGATTTAGTAGAAAAAATGTCTGGAGAAATTAAAGTGGAAAGTAAACTAAATATAGGTACTTGTTTCACTGTAATACTAAAACGTGCAAATAATTAATAGACTGGTTAATAGACGGGTAAGGTAAAGTGAAAGCTACTACCCTGCTTACCGGCACTATCGACCCATATTCTGCCGTAGTGAGCACGAATTATGCGCTGACATACAGCTAAACCGATGCCATAACCCTCCTGTTCATCGTTTTCTTGGACTCGAAATCGATCTTCAAAAATGCGATCGCGCAGTTTCATAGGAATTCCCAAGCCATTATCAGTAACTGTAATTTCAACTTTTTGAGAAGTGCGATGCAAGACAGCAACGGTAATCTCGCCACCTATGGGAGTATATTTAATGGCATTACCGATGAGATTGATTAAAACTTGACGAACTCTTTCAGGATCGGCATAGACCAATGGCAAATCTGTAGGAATATCTGTGACTAAGGCTTGCTGTTTTGCCTGTAAGCGGCTGATTAACGAGTAATCACTAACCACACTCTTGCAAAGTTCCCCAATTTGAATTTTTTGAAGATAAATTTTAAGCTCAGAAGTACTACCCTGGGATGCTTCTAGGATATCTGTAATCATAATATCTAAAGCTTTGGTTTGATTTCGAGCGTGCTTAAAAAGTTGCATTGCTAAATCGGAGGTGAGTTGCTCATGATTTAGTTCTATAGTTTCCAAAGCTAAGGATATAGCTGTAAGGGGACTACGCAGGTCATGGGCAAGGATGGCAATAATGCGCTCCTTAAATCGTAATTCTTCTTCTAAGATTGCCTTTTCTTGGCTCAGGCGAAACATTTCATCGGCAAGCCGAATTAATTCTGAAGAGTAGGGTATGTCTAATTGATCTAGTGGCTTATCCTCATTAGTGATCGCCTGATTTTGCCAATCTTTCCAGCAATCTGCAAGCTGAGAGATTAAATTTTTACCTGCAATTACCTGACGTGGAGATGGGTTAATTTTAAGCAGAGCAGGAGTCATTATTACCTTAAAATGCTCTGCTAAGTATGGTTGGCTGGAGACATTAATTACTTGTAATCTGGATTGATTGGGTAAATTATGGTGTAAAAACTCTTCTAATTCTTTGATTAGATCACGGGTAATCGGGCGATCGTCAATGAAGAGTAATAGTTGCAACATTGACCTACGCAAATTTATAGTTTGTTCCTAAGATTCTTAATTTTTAATTAAGTTTAGCCTAGTTAGATACATTTTATTAGTCACATTTTATAAATGAGCGTCGTAATCGAAATTTTTCACCCTTAACTCTGGTGATGTATGTCTTGCTAATAATTTGATCGCCATCAGGGATAAAACTTAGATCAATAATCCAAGCATCAGTGACATAGAAATAAGATTACCATGCTGCCATGATTGCCCATAATGGCTCAAAAGTTTTAGCACTGTGATCGCCTACAGTCCATCCAAGGATACCTTTGCATTCATTGGGCTACTACTGTCCACAATAATACTTGCATCTTGCATCATAACTGATAGAGTAAAGCTCCGTTCTGAGTGGAAGTGCTTTGTTATACGGTTGATACGCCTTTGTCATGCCACCGAGGGGCGTGGTTTGAATTTCCCCATAACAGGAAGTGAAAGGAAAACGCGTACAACGAGTCCAAACGAAAACGGTTCTTCCCTATTCCAAGGCAACAGATACATCGTTCTTCCTAGGAATTAGTTTCAAGTACCTTTGTATAAATTTGCTTAATAGTTAATAATACCAGCCCGATCGCAATTACGCCAAAAATAATTGTAATTCCACTACCCATGGCTAACAATATAGTTCTGATTGCTGCACCAATGCGATCAGCAAGGGTTTGAGCATTTTGAAACGGACTCAGAGCTAGTTTGCGTGCTACACCTAGGGTGAAGTTATATAATCCATAGGCAAGGATGGCAGAAATTACTGCACCGATAATGCCTGAAATTGGCGAAATATTTTCTTGAGACTGAGAATTTGGGGGGGATTTAGGATTTGGTTCAATCATAAAATTGTGTTAAAAGTACTAACATACTACCTTCCCAATATAAAAAATAGGGCTAATTAAGTTTTCAGAGTTTCCACTAACTCTAATCGGGGCGATCGCTCAAAAGATGTTCTAAGGCAGTTAACATTTCGGTGGTGTTAGTTGTAGTTGTACCAAACTGTCTAACAACAATGCTAGCTGCTAAATTGCCCAAAACTGCTGCTGCCCAAACGGAACCACCATTTGCCAAAGCTAAGGTTAGGGCTGCTACTACTGTATCTCCTGCCCCTGTGACATCAAAGACTTGAGTACGATTAAAGGCGGGAATATGGTCTGCGTTACCATCTTGACCAAATAAGCTCATGCCATTTTCACCTCTGGTAATTAAAATTTGTTTAGCATTGGTTAGTTTTAATAAATCTTGGGATGCGGTTTGGATATTAGTATCAGAAATGCCATAGCCAACTGCTAACTCAGCTTCAGGTAAATTGGGGGTAAAAATTGTTGCCCCTTGATAACGATCTAAATCCTTTTGGGTATCTACAACTACTAATTTATGCTTTAGGGCAGCATCGATCACGATTTCGGTCATTACACCTTCGCCATAGTCAGAGCAGACGATCGCATCAACTTGATCAATATGGGCTTGAATAAACTGTGCTAATTGGGTTTGTAAGGTTTCACTAATTGGTGCATCGGATTTACGATCAATCCTGACAATTTGTTGAGTTACCGACTGGCGGGCATGGGCAGAAATTCGGGTTTTTGTAACTGTGGGGCGATCGCAATCGATAAATATGCCAGATGTATTAATTCCCGCTTCGGTAAAAATGGTTTTCAGAGCTTTACCCTGATCATCATTACCAATAATGCCAACAGCAATTACTTTAGCTCCGAGCTTTGCCAGATTATAGATAGCATTGGCACCTCCACCGGGGACTTGTTTTGTACCTTCATGGCGAATGATTAAGACGGGAGCTTCACGGGAAATGCGTTCTACCTGCCCTGTGAGAAATTCATCAAGAGTTAAATCGCCCACTACTAAAACCTTAGCTTGATCAAATTTTTGAATTAGTTCTATTAGCTGGGAATTAGATTCAGAAAGGATTTTATTAAAATTATCGAGCATATAATCTTTATTCTCTATGGTGTGAAATGCACTCACCTGCCACCATAAACATTGAATGACTATGAAACTCTACCATAAGGTTAGGGGCAGCATTATTAGGAGTTAAATTGCAATTTGGTTTCAGCTATTTAGTGATAATGCTAGTTATTTTTTCTATGGAAATCTGATACCAGCGTTTTTGGTTTTCTAGTTCGGTGCTCAGGGGCTGAGTTGGGGGGAAATTTGCACAATCATATCCAAGTTCTCGCCATGTCGATACAATTACGCAGGGTGCTAGCCATAGCTTTTGTCCTAAATCTAATAAATTAACCTGTAAATTAGCTGAC
Encoded here:
- the groES gene encoding co-chaperone GroES, translated to MATVSLNVSTVKPLGDRVFVKISEKEEKTAGGIFLPDTAKEKPQIGEVSAVGAGKLDDKGVRQPLEVKIGDKVLYSKYAGNELKIDGVEYVLLAEKDILAIVA
- a CDS encoding PAP/fibrillin family protein; its protein translation is MNKKQVLLQAIAPFQIGLNQKGLKPTENQTKEILSAVAYLEESNPNPSPLEVPELLLGDWRLLFTSSKELLGLDRLPIIRTQYIYQCIRDGKIYNIAEFTGFPFLEGFVSVCASFTPVSRQRVNVRFERSVLGLQRLLNHKNVSEFVKILESKVKLPAVDFPITSTNQKGWLETTYLDENLRIGRGNEGSIFVLERK
- the dnaN gene encoding DNA polymerase III subunit beta, coding for MRFVCSQSQLSTSLSLCSRAVASRPTHPVLANILFLADQSSQTLSLTAFDLNLGIQVVFPADVTESGAITLPSRLLGDIVSRLPNEDITWTVDKDAIALITCGSGKYQVHGLPIEEFPELPQITEGGQVTYLPVESLLLGLDSSLFATSTDESKRVLTGVHITANSDFLEFAATDGHRLAVIQTKFLEEEDGIPIKLENQTSLEVTIPARAMRELERMLKNQKEGVITVKFDQNQMIFVLANQTLTSRLIDGSYPNYNQLIPKQFERQITLEREVFISALERIGVLADQKNNIVKLSLNATAQEISATVDAPDVATGKESVLAQISGNDLDIAFNVKYLLDGLKALSSKEIQIKINTATSPVILQPIGTVNMTYLIMPVQIRN
- the psb32 gene encoding photosystem II repair protein Psb32 is translated as MSLILVFQIFTTGAIASEVADLPDLTPDDRTWVIDFAKVISSSTESTTSEALEKLATETGNQVRFVTIQRIDFGQPASEFVSELFDKWFITPEQRAKQTLVLLATEDHRVAIKTGAEVDQILPKEIAASIASETMLFPSQKSNYNQAVTDGMNRLVAVLSGLADPGAPVIVAETDLSIKPSEIKTEPVSASLVVGGFLIAATVIPMVTYYWFQNQS
- a CDS encoding cell wall metabolism sensor histidine kinase WalK, with amino-acid sequence MLNVSPDLVALARSQVVLLTQTLGAASSVMYVAEDISGERQPNLIEVVTYPDTVTLADTGFSNSLLMLPPSSLEQGSAIVQQGRIVIPLLYKDGIMGFLMTGRDDRDWTDQEQIQIQQVANTLAIACALDRRSHWLKQSIRDIQRDAVISQQDFTASLFHQLRNPLTALRTFGQLLIRRILPEDPNHNLVMGIVRETKHIQDLLVETDTLASTSTSVILPSDSDFPLLLPPVLEIVAVNLAEILENLLLSATAIAQEKQLQLTSHIPHELPFVQGNAIALREVLNNLIDNAIKYTPMTGKVDVVATFNSEHVEVKVKDTGVGIDEFDLSHLFERNFRGRQAKGNITGTGLGLAIARDLVEKMSGEIKVESKLNIGTCFTVILKRANN
- a CDS encoding histidine kinase, with protein sequence MLQLLLFIDDRPITRDLIKELEEFLHHNLPNQSRLQVINVSSQPYLAEHFKVIMTPALLKINPSPRQVIAGKNLISQLADCWKDWQNQAITNEDKPLDQLDIPYSSELIRLADEMFRLSQEKAILEEELRFKERIIAILAHDLRSPLTAISLALETIELNHEQLTSDLAMQLFKHARNQTKALDIMITDILEASQGSTSELKIYLQKIQIGELCKSVVSDYSLISRLQAKQQALVTDIPTDLPLVYADPERVRQVLINLIGNAIKYTPIGGEITVAVLHRTSQKVEITVTDNGLGIPMKLRDRIFEDRFRVQENDEQEGYGIGLAVCQRIIRAHYGRIWVDSAGKQGSSFHFTLPVY
- a CDS encoding DUF3082 domain-containing protein, which translates into the protein MIEPNPKSPPNSQSQENISPISGIIGAVISAILAYGLYNFTLGVARKLALSPFQNAQTLADRIGAAIRTILLAMGSGITIIFGVIAIGLVLLTIKQIYTKVLETNS
- the rfaE1 gene encoding D-glycero-beta-D-manno-heptose-7-phosphate kinase, yielding MLDNFNKILSESNSQLIELIQKFDQAKVLVVGDLTLDEFLTGQVERISREAPVLIIRHEGTKQVPGGGANAIYNLAKLGAKVIAVGIIGNDDQGKALKTIFTEAGINTSGIFIDCDRPTVTKTRISAHARQSVTQQIVRIDRKSDAPISETLQTQLAQFIQAHIDQVDAIVCSDYGEGVMTEIVIDAALKHKLVVVDTQKDLDRYQGATIFTPNLPEAELAVGYGISDTNIQTASQDLLKLTNAKQILITRGENGMSLFGQDGNADHIPAFNRTQVFDVTGAGDTVVAALTLALANGGSVWAAAVLGNLAASIVVRQFGTTTTNTTEMLTALEHLLSDRPD